A single genomic interval of Acipenser ruthenus chromosome 28, fAciRut3.2 maternal haplotype, whole genome shotgun sequence harbors:
- the LOC117434773 gene encoding potassium voltage-gated channel subfamily A member 1-like: protein MEAAMVSVESGGCNSHPPYGYAHARARERERERERERQAHSRAAAAAEAASAGGGGGSHHHHHHHNPQEQQQNQSRTASLSQANNSCGDGTALCPSSASASQQQHHHEPQQLQQVVKGKKKHRGSEQDRRNKHRQGYGGGHSRHSELAPTGSEEEIMKEEEEEEEEEEDEEEEEEEEEEEGVGEVVDGGEQTAGEKKKSFLCTMDDEEERVSLSDRLSRQGYDSVYSEYECCERVVINVSGLKFETQLKTLTRFPDTLLGDAEKRISHFDPRRNEYFFDRNRPSFDAILYFYQSGGRLKRPPSVPFDIFSEEITFYELGEDAMLKFREDEGFVKEEEKPLPEDEFKRQVWLLFEHPESSVPARGIAIVSVVVILISMIIFCLETLPVFREDNDYLNSGVNGTAQDSRSTPFNDPFFIVETVCIIWFTFEMIVRFYACPSKADFFKTIMNTIDIVSILPYFITIASDLAQQHQGNGQQAMSFAILRIIRLVRVFRIFKLSRHSKGLQILGHTLRASMRELGLLMFFLFIGVILFSSAVYFAEADEPRSQFGSIPDAFWWAVVTMTTVGYGDMKPITVGGKIVGSLCAIAGVLTIALPVPVIVSNFNYFYHRETDNEDQSPVQQSVPTCPCFPTHFLRKCRGSSSSSLGDKSEYLEMEEGVTESLCAKEKPSHSKGNGTEIKKHCVSPSSVQTDV from the coding sequence ATGGAGGCTGCTATGGTGAGTGTCGAAAGCGGAGGGTGCAACAGCCACCCGCCTTACGGTTACGCACACGCTCGGGCAAGGGAGAGGGAACGGGAGCGCGAACGGGAGCGCCAAGCACACTCCAGAGCTGCCGCCGCCGCTGAAGCTGCTTcggcaggaggaggagggggcagccaccaccatcaccaccaccacaaccCGCAGGAACAGCAGCAGAATCAGTCTCGCACCGCCTCCTTGTCCCAAGCTAACAACAGCTGTGGCGATGGGACTGCCTTGTGCCCCTCCTCCGCCTCCGCCTCCCAGCAGCAACACCACCACGAGCCACAACAGCTGCAGCAAGTAGTCAAAGGGAAGAAAAAGCATCGGGGCTCAGAGCAGGACAGGAGAAACAAGCATCGTCAGGGCTACGGAGGGGGCCACTCTCGCCACTCGGAGTTGGCTCCAACTGGGTCCGAGGAAGAAATTAtgaaagaggaggaagaagaagaggaggaagaagaagacgaagaagaagaagaagaagaagaagaagaagaaggagtggGAGAAGTAGTTGACGGAGGGGAACAGACTGCAGGTGAGAAGAAAAAAAGTTTTCTCTGTACCATGGATGATGAAGAGGAGAGGGTTTCTCTCAGTGACAGACTATCCCGGCAAGGCTATGACTCTGTCTACAGCGAGTACGAGTGCTGCGAGAGAGTTGTCATCAACGTCTCCGGACTGAAGTTCGAGACGCAGCTGAAAACTTTGACTAGGTTTCCTGACACGCTGTTAGGGGACGCCGAAAAACGAATCAGTCACTTCGACCCCCGGAGGAACGAGTACTTCTTTGACAGGAATCGACCCAGCTTTGACGCCATCCTGTACTTTTACCAGTCAGGGGGCAGGTTAAAGAGACCCCCCAGCGTGCCTTTTGACATCTTCTCTGAAGAGATCACGTTTTACGAACTGGGAGAAGATGCAATGCTGAAGTTCAGGGAGGACGAGGGTTTcgtgaaggaggaggagaagcctTTGCCAGAGGACGAGTTCAAACGCCAGGTCTGGCTCCTGTTTGAACACCCAGAAAGCTCAGTGCCTGCTAGAGGAATTGCGATCGTTTCCGTGGTGGTAATCCTGATCTCCATGATCATATTTTGTTTGGAAACTTTACCTGTGTTCAGAGAAGACAACGATTACTTAAACAGCGGCGTCAACGGCACAGCCCAAGACAGTAGATCTACACCTTTTAACGACCCTTTTTTCATTGTGGAGACTGTGTGCATTATTTGGTTCACCTTTGAAATGATTGTTCGTTTCTATGCATGCCCCAGCAAAGCTGACTTCTTTAAAACCATTATGAACACTATTGACATTGTATCCATTTTGccttattttattactattgCCTCGGATCTCGCCCAGCAGCATCAAGGCAACGGGCAACAAGCCATGTCTTTTGCCATTTTGAGGATAATTCGTCTTGTCAGAGTGTTTCGCATATTCAAGCTCTCCAGGCACTCGAAGGGCCTGCAAATCCTTGGACATACCCTCAGGGCCAGCATGAGGGAGCTGGGTCTGCTGATGTTTTTCCTTTTCATCGGCGTCATCCTGTTTTCCAGCGCGGTGTATTTTGCAGAAGCAGACGAGCCCCGCTCCCAGTTCGGGAGTATCCCGGATGCCTTTTGGTGGGCTGTGGTAACCATGACCACGGTCGGCTATGGCGACATGAAGCCTATAACTGTCGGTGGCAAGATAGTGGGCTCACTGTGTGCCATAGCAGGTGTTTTAACCATTGCTCTCCCGGTGCCGGTAATCGTTTCCAACTTTAACTATTTTTACCATAGAGAAACTGACAACGAAGATCAGTCACCGGTTCAGCAGTCTGTACCCACCTGCCCCTGCTTCCCCACACACTTCCTAAGGAAGTGCAGAGGTTCCTCCTCGTCCTCTTTGGGGGACAAATCTGAGTACCTGGAGATGGAGGAGGGAGTAACGGAGTCGCTTTGCGCAAAGGAAAAACCGAGTCACAGCAAAGGCAATGGCACAGAGATCAAGAAACACTGTGTGAGTCCTAGCTCGGTACAAACTGACGTGTGA
- the LOC117434643 gene encoding ARL14 effector protein-like isoform X1 — MADLEPCTVGVQLQATHDCHKTFYCRQTGCKALREMSPSNALLLQLRTGIMSLTESDRVCFHHEKVYVDRYEDLQKACCDPFNTHKKAIKKGLKPLDLDEAMFLSEKFARHLVPGWKLCFRCSQLLTGYCNLDPNAGQRKTRNSEGRTAKALKSLQFANPGRQTEFAAEPGRRDKRRLQPNKTVTNADRQTIGAKSKVYDSAGLLISSGLDLCDCLDEDCLGCFYPCPECRSRKCGVECRCDRKWLYEQVEIEGGEIIRNKHVG; from the exons ATGGCTGATCTGGAACCCTGCACTGTGGGAGTACAGCTTCAAGCAACTCACGACTGCCACAAGACTTTCTACTGCCGCCAGACGGGCTGCAAAGCTCTGCGTGAGATGTCACCCAGCAACGcattgctgctgcagctcaggaCCGGTATTATGAGCCTCACAGAGAGTGACAGAGTGTGTTTTCACCATGAGAAGGTTTATGTGGACCGCTATGAGGACCTGCAGAAGGCCTGCTGCGATCCCTTCAATACTCACAAGAAAGCAATAAAGAAAGGGCTGAAGCCTCTCGACCTGGATGAAGCCATGTTTCTGAGCGAGAAGTTTGCAAGGCACTTAGTGCCGGGCTGGAAACTGTGTTTCAGGTGTTCACAGCTGCTGACTGGCTACTGCAACCTTGACCCCAACGCAGGACAGAGAAAGACACGCAATAGTGAA GGACGGACTGCTAAGGCCTTGAAGTCACTTCAGTTTGCCAACCCAGGGCGCCAGACTGAGTTTGCTGCAGAGCCCGGTCGAAGAGATAAGAGAAGACTGCAGCCCAACAAAACAGTAACCAACGCAGACAG GCAGACAATTGGTGCAAAGAGTAAAGTGTACGACAGCGCAGGCCTGCTGATTTCAAGTGGCTTGGATTTGTGTGACTGTCTGGATGAAGACTGCCTGGGCTGCTTCTACCCCTGTCCTGAATGTAGGTCCCGCAAGTGTGGCGTTGAGTGCCGCTGCGATCGCAAGTGGCTGTACGAACAAGTGGAAATCGAAGGCGGGGAGATTATCCGCAATAAGCACGTGGGCTAG
- the LOC117434643 gene encoding ARL14 effector protein-like isoform X2 produces MADLEPCTVGVQLQATHDCHKTFYCRQTGCKALREMSPSNALLLQLRTGIMSLTESDRVCFHHEKVYVDRYEDLQKACCDPFNTHKKAIKKGLKPLDLDEAMFLSEKFARHLVPGWKLCFRCSQLLTGYCNLDPNAGQRKTRNSEGRTAKALKSLQFANPGRQTEFAAEPGRRDKRRLQPNKTVTNADRILLILINDVLELIKRELELTPTLDPEQALKNIRGRVGRQLVQRVKCTTAQAC; encoded by the exons ATGGCTGATCTGGAACCCTGCACTGTGGGAGTACAGCTTCAAGCAACTCACGACTGCCACAAGACTTTCTACTGCCGCCAGACGGGCTGCAAAGCTCTGCGTGAGATGTCACCCAGCAACGcattgctgctgcagctcaggaCCGGTATTATGAGCCTCACAGAGAGTGACAGAGTGTGTTTTCACCATGAGAAGGTTTATGTGGACCGCTATGAGGACCTGCAGAAGGCCTGCTGCGATCCCTTCAATACTCACAAGAAAGCAATAAAGAAAGGGCTGAAGCCTCTCGACCTGGATGAAGCCATGTTTCTGAGCGAGAAGTTTGCAAGGCACTTAGTGCCGGGCTGGAAACTGTGTTTCAGGTGTTCACAGCTGCTGACTGGCTACTGCAACCTTGACCCCAACGCAGGACAGAGAAAGACACGCAATAGTGAA GGACGGACTGCTAAGGCCTTGAAGTCACTTCAGTTTGCCAACCCAGGGCGCCAGACTGAGTTTGCTGCAGAGCCCGGTCGAAGAGATAAGAGAAGACTGCAGCCCAACAAAACAGTAACCAACGCAGACAG aatactgctcattttgatcaatgatgtgttagaattgattaaaagggaattggaattgaccccaaccctggacCCAGAACAGGCTCTAAAGAACATTAGAGGTAGAGTGG GCAGACAATTGGTGCAAAGAGTAAAGTGTACGACAGCGCAGGCCTGCTGA